The Magallana gigas chromosome 6, xbMagGiga1.1, whole genome shotgun sequence genome includes the window TATGCATGTACAGGTATAAtgttttttgtcaaagaaaatttttatatcattgtttaatttgattggtacaattattgataatatatatgatcaaattttaatattatatgtacatagATTTTTGGGAAAGGAATTTGCCTAATGATTACCGTTTAGTTTTTATATGTACTGGATAAATGTATTACAATCAAATAGTACGGTTTGTGATGCGGTATGATTTTATCAACTTGTGTATTTGTAATACCCTTCCCAAAGCTTTAGTTACATATGGAAAACCACAGAAATGTTGGATCAAAACtttcctttgaaaaattacggTTGATAAGAGATACAGAGATTGAGTTCTTCAATGTCTCAATagtgaatatttttacattttacatgtataatgacaTCAAAAAAACGTTGCAGgttaaatgtttacatgacaatCATTTTGTTTCAGTTAAATGGCGAATATGCTTTACTGTCtctttgaatacatgtacactttaacagacatgacaatttttttttaatatcttgtttgaaattatttttttacatatataatgtgcattttgaaatcttttcataatacatttatatacttaCTATATCTCCATGTACccaatatatttgttaaataattcTTAGCAATGTGTATTCAGGTGCAATTCaactaataaattttataaattaaattatacataaatgGCAATGAAGAGCATCTTTTCTGGGGGGTTTTTTGGGCTTTGATTTTTGATATGGCTCTGTGTAGTCGTACAAAAACTCAAATAGTTTTCACAACAGGACCCAGACTCACAAAATAAATGAACTAGACCTTTAATACTGCAAAAATGAAATACTAACGTCTGTTATtggaaaacaattatttattacaCTAAACAAGATAACAGTCAAATCTCCAGCCACTCCTTCATATAAACACAGGTAGTTGGTGAAACTGCTCCACCCTCATAGCACTGGTCAAACACCTGAAGGAAATAAATCATTATACTAGATAAACAAAATTGTTGAGAGAAAATATTGTGAGAACCTTATctttgcaaatacatgtaattcttgcCCAAACTTATCCTTTGTCATCTTTTGTACACgtttaagattacatgtatttacaaattaaGGCTAAAATCTTGAAATTCGGTTGCTACAAACAGGTTTATCACTTGATATTTGCCAATAAACCTGTCATGAATATAGTTGGTTTACAGCTAATAAACATAGattgaatataaaatgaaacTATTAATTGAAGATTGCAGTAACTTTATAAACTTTGTATAATGTACATTAACATTGTGAATCATCATAAAGCATGAAAACTATTAGAGTCTGATGTTGACTTACAGGACAGGCTCCGCACGGCATTCTCATCAGCCCCGTGGTGGGGATGAGCGGTTGGACTGATCGGTACAGCTTTACGTAACCGTCCCCGCTGGCTGTGGCTTGTCCCGCCACCAGGGAGCGCTCTACCTTCCCGTCATATATCAGAGTGTTCAGGATGGTTTCTATGTCCTCCTTCGATAGTTGGACCTGTAAGAATAAGAATGATAAATGATGATCATAAACCTTACTTTATTACACATGTATGCCTTACAAAGTACTTGTACAACAATCTTTTTTGAGCATTGAAACAGAATTTTTTACAGCAATATATCAAGAACTGAAGTAACTCCTGTTTAGTTAGTATGACACCTACCTTACTGATACCGAGGTCTGAGATATATTTCCAGACATCTTCTAGAGGAGTGAATGAGGCATTTCTTTGAGCGATAGGGTCTGATTTTGCCTCCCTTGCGGCAGCAGCCTACAATTATCACAAAGGAATGTTAATCGATAAGATTAAATTCAGCATTTTTGATGAATAGAAATTTTGTCATGTACAGTctcaaaaaaaaagtaataaaaaattcatgattATACATTAGTTACACATTACAATATATTTGTGTATCGTGTATCCTTTGCAAGTGCAATACATAATAATGCATGACAACATTTTCTCATCAGAAATTGTTCATTCCTTTTCACTGAGCTTATGTTTAGCACTGTATCAATCTTCACTTGGACTCACCCTCTGCTCCAGATATTTGAAACATTGTTGGTTCAGAACTTCAACAAACTCTGACTCAAAATCCTGGTCACTATACCATGCCCCACCGGTGACTGAGCGGTCAGGCTCCAAGTTGTACAACATGTACACTTTCTTCTTAGAagcctgtcaatcaaatcaaacaTAACCTGTCAGCAAGGATTTTGCTTCAagttgccaaaaaaaaaaaacccaaaaaacaag containing:
- the LOC105342392 gene encoding DNA-directed RNA polymerase III subunit RPC6; its protein translation is MATAAVKEEPIEEVDFETRFIMLCQASPEGITDNVIQKELPQCDTKQRMTIVNRLLSMGKIDLLKSGSKLLYRLKDPDSASQVKGGDNQEKLVYQIIKDAGNKGIWIRDIRFKCNLLLTQVNKILKNLETKKLIKAVKSVAASKKKVYMLYNLEPDRSVTGGAWYSDQDFESEFVEVLNQQCFKYLEQRAAAAREAKSDPIAQRNASFTPLEDVWKYISDLGISKVQLSKEDIETILNTLIYDGKVERSLVAGQATASGDGYVKLYRSVQPLIPTTGLMRMPCGACPVFDQCYEGGAVSPTTCVYMKEWLEI